A DNA window from Hordeum vulgare subsp. vulgare chromosome 1H, MorexV3_pseudomolecules_assembly, whole genome shotgun sequence contains the following coding sequences:
- the LOC123395437 gene encoding protein FAR1-RELATED SEQUENCE 4-like, protein MTFDTENEVREYYIKYAKAKGFGVTRRISHSDDNGQVKYLTLCCSRYGKTQSNSRNMLKPNPTAGIGCEAKIYVTRGPDGKLHLSKAILDHNHALSPHKSRLSRCNKKLNFHVKRRLELNDRAGIRVNKNFNSFVVAADGHENLTFGEKTCRNFLEITRRLKLGSGDAEAVRDYFIKMQSDNPNFFSVMDVDDESRLRNAFWADARSRAVYESFHDVITFDTTYLVNKYDMPFACFVGVNHHGQSVLLGCALLSNEDTPTFVWLFNEEEFEVKCSCRRFEFRGILCRHVLCVLTHMKIKEVPPQYIVDRWKKNVKRKHNFIRCTYGGMEDTPVAKRFDRLCNSFYPVAELGGMSDNSCNSLIEKLHTLKVEYSSSSNSENDKEQAHSMNLNKKRSNNKRKQSDANILEQDLMEHAGSFDFGIATGNINPTPAAAIPYEGSSSMVMPPILGEYTSMMFQVQQASTVLSSPAELRFNGIGGLNNTTDQI, encoded by the exons ATGACCTTCGATACTGAGAATGAGGTGCGAGAGTACTATATCAAATATGCTAAAGCAAAAGGCTTTGGTGTGACGAGAAGAATCTCACATAGTGATGATAATGGACAAGTAAAGTACCTTACACTTTGTTGCTCTCGGTATGGTAAGACTCAATCGAACTCAAGAAATATGTTGAAGCCAAACccaacagccgggataggatgtgaAGCTAAAATTTATGTTACACGTGGTCCTGATGGGAAGCTTCATCTTTCAAAGGCGATTTTGGATCACAATCATGCATTGAGTCCACATAAATCTCGGTTATCTAGATGCAATAAGAAGTTAAATTTCCATGTCAAGCGCAGGCTTGAGCTGAATGACCGCGCCGGAATAAGAGTAAACAAGAATTTCAATTCTTTTGTTGTGGCAGCAGATGGTCATGAGAACCTAACTTTTGGTGAGAAAACTTGTCGCAATTTTCTAGAGATAACAAGAAGGTTAAAACTTGGTAGTGGTGATGCTGAAGCGGTTCGTGACTATTTTATCAAAATGCAATCCGACAATCCAAACTTTTTTAGTGTCATGGATGTTGATGATGAATCCCGACTTCGGAATGCTTTTTGGGCTGATGCAAGAAGCAGAGCAGTGTATGAATCTTTTCATGATGTCATTACTTTTGACACAACATACTTGGTGAACAAATATGATATGCCTTTTGCTTGTTTTGTCGGAGTGAATCATCATGGCCAATCAGTGTTGCTAGGGTGTGCTTTATTATCAAATGAAGATACTCCAACATTTGTCTGGTTA TTCAACGAGGAAGAGTTCGAAGTTAAGTGTTCATGTCGTCGCTTCGAGTTCAGGGGTATACtctgtaggcatgtattatgtgTGCTCACTCACATGAAAATCAAGGAGGTTCCTCCACAATACATTGTTGATCGGTGGAAAAAGAATGTGAAAAGAAAGCATAATTTTATCAGATGCACATATGGTGGCATGGAAGACACGCCTGTTGCAAAACGTTTTGATAGATTGTGCAATTCTTTCTACCCAGTTGCTGAGCTAGGCGGCATGTCAGATAATTCATGCAATTCTTTGATTGAAAAACTTCACACCCTCAAAGTTGAGTACTCTAGCAGCTCAAATTCTGAAAATGATAAGGAACAG GCTCACTCCATGAATTTAAACAAGAAAAGGTccaataataaaaggaaacaatcAGACGCTAATATTCTAGAACAAGATCTTATGGAACATGCG GGATCATTTGACTTTGGCATAGCGACTGGCAACATAAATCCAACCCCAGCAGCTGCAATACCATATGAAGGTTCATCATCAATGGTTATGCCTCCAATTCTAGGAGAATATACAAGTATGATGTTTCAGGTTCAGCAAGCATCGACTGTACTGTCCAGTCCTGCAGAATTACGCTTCAATGGAATTGGAGGGCTCAACAATACGACGGATCAGATTTAG
- the LOC123404719 gene encoding uncharacterized protein LOC123404719 has protein sequence MATPPPPRRRAADATLEHRASLPRLQWSSAALVLRLHRGMQWCPPVLQTTKHAHRRRMFIRPSLPCASPQQPHRRLTALEHRRARWQHCIDASSDAIVVLP, from the coding sequence ATGGCAACGCCGCCACCTCCGCGTCGACGGGCTGCCGACGCTACATTGGAGCACCGCGCATCGCTGCCGCGGCTGCAGTGGAGCTCCGCCGCGCTGGTGTTGCGGCTTCACCGGGGGATGCAATGGTGTCCGCCGGTGCTGCAAACGACGAAGCACGCGCATCGCCGTCGCATGTTCATCCGCCCGTCCCTGCCATGTGCTTCACCACAGCAACCCCATCGGCGTCTCACTGCGTTGGAGCACCGCCGTGCGCGGTGGCAGCACTGCATTGACGCTTCGTCGGACGCCATCGTGGTGCTGCCATGA
- the LOC123395456 gene encoding protein FAR1-RELATED SEQUENCE 4-like — protein MTFDTENEVREYYIKYAKAKGFGVTRRISHSDDNGQVKYLTLCCSRYGKTQSNSRNMLKPNPTAGIGCEAKIYVTRGPDGKLHLSKAILDHNHALSPHKSRLFRCNKKLNFHVKRRLELNDRAGIRVNKNFNSFVVAADGHENLTFGEKTCRNFLEITRRLKLGSGDAEAVRDYFIKMQSDNPNFFSVMDVDDESRLRNAFWADARSRAVYESFHDVITFDTTYLVNKYDMPFACFVGVNHHGQSVLLGCALLSNEDTPTFVWLFNEEEFEVKCSCRRFEFRGILCRHVLCVLTHMKIKEVPPQYIVDRWKKNVKRKHNFIRCTYGGMEDTPVAKRFDRLCNSFYPVAELGGMSDNSCNSLIEKLHTLKVEYSSSSNSENDKEQAHSMNLNKKRSNNKRKQSDANILEQDLMEHAGSFDFGIATGNINPTPAAAIPYEGSSSMVMPPILGEYTSMMFQVQQASTVLSSPAELRFNGIGGLNNTTDQI, from the exons ATGACCTTCGATACTGAGAATGAGGTGCGAGAGTACTATATCAAATATGCTAAAGCAAAAGGCTTTGGTGTGACGAGAAGAATCTCACATAGTGATGATAATGGACAAGTAAAGTACCTTACACTTTGTTGCTCTCGGTATGGTAAGACTCAATCGAACTCAAGAAATATGTTGAAGCCAAACccaacagccgggataggatgtgaAGCTAAAATTTATGTTACACGTGGTCCTGATGGGAAGCTTCATCTTTCAAAGGCGATTTTGGATCACAATCATGCATTGAGTCCACATAAATCTCGGTTATTTAGATGCAATAAGAAGTTAAATTTCCATGTCAAGCGCAGGCTTGAGCTGAATGACCGCGCCGGAATAAGAGTAAACAAGAATTTCAATTCTTTTGTTGTGGCAGCAGATGGTCATGAGAACCTAACTTTTGGTGAGAAAACTTGTCGCAATTTTCTAGAGATAACAAGAAGGTTAAAACTTGGTAGTGGTGATGCTGAAGCGGTTCGTGACTATTTTATCAAAATGCAATCCGACAATCCAAACTTTTTTAGTGTCATGGATGTTGATGATGAATCCCGACTTCGGAATGCTTTTTGGGCTGATGCAAGAAGCAGAGCAGTGTATGAATCTTTTCATGATGTCATTACTTTTGACACAACATACTTGGTGAACAAATATGATATGCCTTTTGCTTGTTTTGTCGGAGTGAATCATCATGGCCAATCAGTGTTGCTAGGGTGTGCTTTATTATCAAATGAAGATACTCCAACATTTGTCTGGTTA TTCAACGAGGAAGAGTTCGAAGTTAAGTGTTCATGTCGTCGCTTCGAGTTCAGGGGTATACtctgtaggcatgtattatgtgTGCTCACTCACATGAAAATCAAGGAGGTTCCTCCACAATACATTGTTGATCGGTGGAAAAAGAATGTGAAAAGAAAGCATAATTTTATCAGATGCACATATGGTGGCATGGAAGACACGCCTGTTGCAAAACGTTTTGATAGATTGTGCAATTCTTTCTACCCAGTTGCTGAGCTAGGCGGCATGTCAGATAATTCATGCAATTCTTTGATTGAAAAACTTCACACCCTCAAAGTTGAGTACTCTAGCAGCTCAAATTCTGAAAATGATAAGGAACAG GCTCACTCCATGAATTTAAACAAGAAAAGGTccaataataaaaggaaacaatcAGACGCTAATATTCTAGAACAAGATCTTATGGAACATGCG GGATCATTTGACTTTGGCATAGCGACTGGCAACATAAATCCAACCCCAGCAGCTGCAATACCATATGAAGGTTCATCATCAATGGTTATGCCTCCAATTCTAGGAGAATATACAAGTATGATGTTTCAGGTTCAGCAAGCATCGACTGTACTGTCCAGTCCTGCAGAATTACGCTTCAATGGAATTGGAGGGCTCAACAATACGACGGATCAGATTTAG